In the genome of Saprospira sp. CCB-QB6, one region contains:
- a CDS encoding alpha-2-macroglobulin family protein, which translates to MKRYPLWLLFSLLISTQMFSQNYEKAWLEIDSLDRQGLPESALKKTDSLLQIIRKAEAGPARAAHYVKGLLYYNKFQGSLEEDGLVKSIYRLEEEMQKAEGSEKALLQSMVAQLYHEYLNNHYYKFSDRSKVNDLELKDIRTWDIERITEQAFALYWASLSNPAALELELGQFAPILSRTDFDADLQPTLYELLAQRALNFFENENSYLSQPAYQFYVESPAFFAIGQEFVEQKIESRDSFSHKWQTLKLYQKIVARSLERKSPLVLLQFELRRLKWTYSQSINKDKQQLYLAALTALEEKYEGQDAVAEVIFAKATYYKQIGRVYSPSRPDPKARWALKVADSIATAIIEDYPKSFGAKQAQTLKVELAQKGLSMEIERYLPLNQAGLIRLDYKNLSQVHLRLIKLSESELEHFLDTRYADQGQIDFLAKRDPLYSQSHQLIDSGDFQWHGTELMIPAQADPGIYVLQFSANADFSYAKNAHTIAVVQFTNLGLIQRQEKEQDEFIVINRWTGEPQKGVKVEFRERQHRYNWKRLKSVLTDEMGYALSKELKKDDDYYSYSIRVEKGKDFLLPESSFYNYDYDAPRENGREETRFFSDRAIYRPGQTIYFKGIVLYRKGESYELLKNKEYKVAFFDVNEQKLEELRLKTNEYGSLQGSFTAPTTGLMGEMSIRVLEQGYYSEHSILVEEYKRPKFEVNFLPQQEAYKLNDQVAVFAQAEALAGPAISEAKFSYRVVREVRFPYWRYWGWNPWSGQSQEITKGEGVTDEKGVAKIEFEAVPDKSISLDKQPVFNYTIYVDVTDINGETRSSQTTVRVGAIALDLSVNLESELDQGQKLGKLKLNSRNLNGGFEPALLELSWERLEEPQNIYVKRQWEQPDYYSLGEQEFKAAFPHIAYKQEDQSRTWAVIKTQGKNSINTAEQKEIDLQKLLKKWPAGYYRLTIKTTDKYGQEIKLEREFRLFNSQTKKANVQELLFANQTSFTVEPGETIEFALTSATDFPVLFERDQKGKGVSERSWLQLGEKWNKQSYTVQEDDRGNLYFRLIGLRYNRSFSQRINVYVPHTNKELNIELSTFRDKLQPGQEERWELKITGPDKAAVEAELVASLYDASLDALAGHDWNLSLYGAYYGTANWSTDCMYVEQANLVVAYDWNLSYSYPSHKWSSLNWQGFSFYDWGFSPRRMYKSRSRTLSVTESDNVVMEEEPMMEDMQLAGAAEKKEAVAPAPPLADSGLAEASKEASDKDAEDLGDVKVRTNLNETVFFFPQLRTDKEGNVILSFTMNEALTRWHLMLLAHTQDLKVGLKEALVQTQKDLMVVPNAPRFFRQGDKMEFSAKINSLVDDPLEGEAQLLLFDAYSMQAIDTEWANKNNRQSFSLKAKGATALSWKLEIPSNWTTPVVHRIVAKAGQFSDGEESSLPVLSNRMLVTESMPLPVRGKTNKNFEFKRMQELSKSNTLEHYSYTLEFTPNPAWYAVQSLPYLMEYPHECSEQLFSRYYANSLASNVANSHPKIKRVFEAWKASGSKALESNLSKNQALKNALLEETPWVLQAQSEAQQKKHLGVLFDLNRMGQEQKQALRKLADRQLGNGGFPWFPGGRDSWYISQYIVEGMGHLQVMGVAQENEPMSQDMIIKAVRYIDNQLLDHYDRLQATAKRQEDPEAYLKKDHLDYMVIHYFYARSFFPKVELKSRRLREARAYYTGQMQAYALKKSIYMQGMIALALHRDENLPEVQQSIIKSLKERALKSEEMGMYWQSPHGYFWYELPIERHCLMIELFDEVANDQETVEALKTWLLKAKQTTHWKTTKATAAACYALLARGENYLVDSQPIDIKLGGELLDQQALNPEPGTGYIKKRWSAKEIEPKMAQVEIKNPNASVAWGAIYWQYFEQLDKIESFEETPLQLKKQLFKQVKGDRGLELQPITAEKGLEVGDLVMVRIELRVDRDMEYVHLKDQRAAAFEPTNVLSQYKYQGGLGYYESTKDAATHFFFSYLSKGTYVFEYPVRVAQKGDFSNGISSIQCMYAPEFSSHSQGIRLEVK; encoded by the coding sequence ATGAAACGATACCCATTATGGCTATTATTTAGCCTTTTAATTAGTACCCAGATGTTTTCCCAGAACTATGAAAAAGCCTGGCTAGAGATTGATTCTTTAGATAGGCAGGGCTTGCCGGAATCGGCCCTTAAAAAGACGGACAGTTTGCTGCAAATTATTCGAAAAGCAGAGGCTGGACCGGCTAGAGCGGCGCATTATGTCAAGGGCTTGTTGTATTACAACAAGTTTCAGGGCAGTTTGGAAGAGGACGGTTTAGTGAAGTCCATTTATCGCTTGGAAGAAGAGATGCAAAAGGCCGAGGGCAGTGAAAAAGCGCTCTTGCAGTCTATGGTAGCTCAGCTTTATCATGAGTATTTGAACAATCATTATTATAAGTTTTCGGATCGGAGCAAGGTGAATGATTTGGAGCTCAAGGACATTCGGACTTGGGATATTGAGCGAATTACGGAGCAGGCATTTGCTTTGTATTGGGCTTCTTTATCGAATCCGGCGGCCTTAGAATTGGAGTTGGGGCAATTTGCGCCCATTTTGTCTCGGACAGATTTTGATGCGGATTTGCAGCCTACGCTTTATGAACTATTGGCCCAAAGAGCCCTGAACTTCTTTGAGAATGAGAACAGCTATTTGAGTCAGCCCGCTTATCAGTTTTATGTAGAATCGCCTGCGTTTTTTGCCATTGGGCAAGAGTTTGTTGAGCAAAAAATTGAGAGCCGAGATAGCTTTTCGCATAAATGGCAGACGCTTAAACTTTATCAGAAAATTGTGGCCAGATCGCTAGAGCGGAAGTCGCCTTTGGTCCTGTTACAGTTTGAGTTGCGTCGCTTGAAGTGGACTTATTCACAATCTATTAATAAGGATAAGCAGCAGCTTTATTTGGCAGCCTTAACGGCCTTAGAAGAGAAATATGAGGGGCAGGATGCTGTGGCCGAAGTTATTTTTGCCAAAGCGACTTATTATAAGCAAATAGGGCGGGTTTATTCGCCTAGTCGGCCAGATCCCAAGGCGCGTTGGGCCTTAAAAGTGGCAGATTCTATTGCAACAGCCATCATTGAGGATTACCCCAAGAGTTTTGGGGCCAAGCAAGCACAAACCTTAAAAGTAGAGTTGGCGCAAAAGGGCTTATCTATGGAGATTGAGCGGTATTTACCCTTGAATCAGGCGGGCCTCATTCGTTTGGATTATAAAAACTTGAGTCAGGTACATTTGCGCCTCATCAAGTTGAGTGAGTCGGAGCTAGAGCATTTTCTGGACACTCGCTATGCAGATCAGGGGCAAATAGACTTTTTGGCCAAAAGAGATCCTCTATATAGCCAGTCTCATCAGTTAATTGACTCTGGAGATTTTCAGTGGCATGGGACCGAGTTAATGATTCCGGCGCAGGCTGATCCTGGTATTTATGTCCTTCAGTTTTCGGCTAATGCGGACTTTAGCTATGCTAAAAATGCCCATACGATAGCCGTTGTTCAATTTACCAATTTGGGTCTCATTCAGCGGCAAGAAAAGGAGCAAGATGAGTTTATTGTCATCAATCGTTGGACGGGAGAACCTCAAAAAGGAGTAAAAGTAGAATTTAGAGAGCGACAACATAGATACAACTGGAAGCGCCTTAAGTCGGTACTTACGGATGAAATGGGCTATGCGCTAAGCAAGGAGCTCAAGAAAGATGACGATTACTACAGCTATAGCATTCGGGTAGAGAAAGGGAAAGACTTTCTTTTGCCAGAAAGCAGCTTTTATAATTACGATTATGATGCGCCTAGAGAAAATGGGCGGGAAGAAACTCGCTTTTTTAGCGATCGGGCCATTTATCGCCCTGGGCAAACGATTTATTTTAAGGGGATTGTCTTATACCGCAAAGGAGAAAGCTATGAACTCCTCAAGAATAAAGAATATAAGGTTGCCTTTTTTGATGTCAATGAGCAAAAGCTAGAAGAGCTAAGACTCAAGACCAATGAATATGGTAGTTTGCAAGGCAGTTTCACTGCTCCGACAACAGGCTTGATGGGAGAAATGAGTATTCGAGTTTTGGAGCAAGGCTATTATAGTGAGCATAGTATCTTGGTAGAAGAATACAAGCGGCCCAAATTTGAGGTAAACTTCTTGCCTCAGCAAGAAGCCTATAAGCTCAATGATCAAGTGGCTGTCTTTGCTCAGGCAGAAGCCTTGGCGGGCCCTGCTATTAGTGAGGCCAAATTCAGCTATCGAGTAGTGCGAGAAGTGCGCTTCCCCTATTGGCGTTATTGGGGCTGGAACCCCTGGTCGGGCCAAAGCCAAGAAATTACCAAAGGAGAAGGCGTAACGGATGAGAAAGGAGTGGCCAAAATTGAATTTGAGGCCGTTCCAGACAAAAGCATCAGCTTAGATAAGCAGCCCGTCTTTAACTATACCATTTATGTGGATGTGACCGACATCAATGGCGAGACCCGTTCTAGCCAAACCACTGTTCGGGTAGGTGCTATCGCCCTAGACCTTTCTGTTAACTTGGAAAGCGAATTGGACCAAGGACAAAAGCTGGGCAAGCTAAAACTCAATAGCCGCAACCTCAATGGAGGCTTTGAGCCCGCTCTGCTCGAATTGAGCTGGGAGCGCCTAGAAGAGCCCCAAAACATTTATGTTAAACGCCAATGGGAGCAGCCCGATTATTATAGCTTGGGAGAGCAAGAGTTCAAAGCGGCTTTTCCACATATTGCCTATAAGCAAGAGGACCAAAGCCGAACTTGGGCCGTCATTAAAACTCAGGGAAAAAACAGCATCAACACCGCAGAACAAAAAGAAATTGATCTGCAGAAATTGCTCAAGAAGTGGCCCGCAGGCTACTATCGCCTGACTATAAAAACTACCGATAAGTATGGCCAAGAAATCAAGCTAGAACGAGAGTTCCGTTTGTTTAATAGCCAAACTAAAAAAGCAAATGTACAAGAGCTCCTCTTTGCCAACCAAACAAGCTTCACAGTAGAACCTGGCGAAACGATTGAATTTGCTCTAACTTCAGCTACAGATTTCCCTGTACTCTTTGAGCGCGATCAAAAAGGGAAAGGCGTTAGCGAAAGAAGTTGGTTGCAACTAGGCGAAAAATGGAATAAACAGAGCTATACCGTTCAGGAAGATGATCGGGGGAACCTCTATTTCCGCCTAATCGGCCTGCGCTATAACCGCAGCTTTAGCCAACGCATCAATGTTTATGTTCCACATACGAACAAAGAGCTAAACATAGAACTCTCTACCTTTAGAGATAAGCTACAGCCTGGCCAAGAAGAACGCTGGGAGCTCAAGATTACAGGTCCCGATAAGGCCGCAGTAGAAGCGGAATTAGTGGCCTCGCTCTATGATGCTTCATTAGATGCCTTGGCTGGACATGATTGGAATTTGTCGCTATATGGGGCTTATTATGGCACGGCTAACTGGTCCACCGACTGTATGTATGTAGAACAAGCTAACCTAGTAGTAGCCTACGACTGGAACCTCTCTTATAGCTACCCTAGCCACAAATGGAGTAGCCTCAACTGGCAGGGCTTTTCTTTCTATGATTGGGGCTTTAGCCCTAGAAGAATGTATAAGTCTCGTTCTAGAACACTAAGTGTTACAGAATCAGACAATGTCGTTATGGAAGAAGAGCCTATGATGGAGGATATGCAGCTTGCTGGAGCAGCAGAAAAGAAGGAAGCTGTTGCCCCTGCCCCCCCTCTTGCCGATAGTGGGCTAGCTGAAGCGTCTAAAGAAGCCAGCGATAAAGATGCAGAAGATTTAGGAGACGTAAAGGTCCGCACCAACCTCAATGAAACCGTCTTTTTCTTCCCACAACTGCGCACCGACAAAGAAGGAAATGTCATTTTATCCTTTACAATGAATGAAGCCCTTACTCGCTGGCATTTGATGCTTTTGGCGCATACCCAAGACCTCAAAGTAGGATTAAAAGAAGCGCTTGTACAGACGCAAAAGGACCTTATGGTCGTTCCTAATGCCCCCCGCTTCTTCCGCCAAGGCGATAAAATGGAGTTTTCGGCCAAGATCAACTCTTTGGTAGACGATCCGCTAGAAGGCGAAGCCCAATTGTTGCTTTTTGATGCCTATAGCATGCAAGCCATTGATACCGAATGGGCCAATAAAAACAATCGCCAAAGCTTTAGCCTAAAAGCCAAAGGCGCTACGGCCCTAAGCTGGAAATTGGAGATTCCTAGCAACTGGACAACTCCTGTTGTGCATCGAATTGTCGCCAAAGCTGGACAATTTAGCGATGGAGAGGAAAGTAGCTTGCCTGTTTTGAGCAACCGTATGTTGGTGACCGAAAGCATGCCTTTGCCCGTTCGTGGCAAGACCAATAAAAACTTTGAGTTTAAGCGTATGCAAGAACTCAGCAAATCGAATACCCTCGAACACTATAGCTATACTTTAGAGTTTACGCCTAACCCGGCTTGGTATGCGGTGCAGTCGCTCCCCTACCTCATGGAATACCCCCATGAATGTAGTGAGCAGTTGTTCTCTCGCTATTATGCCAACAGTTTGGCCTCTAATGTGGCCAATTCACATCCCAAAATTAAGCGGGTGTTTGAGGCATGGAAAGCCTCTGGCTCTAAAGCTCTAGAAAGCAATTTGAGCAAAAACCAAGCACTCAAAAATGCCCTTTTGGAAGAAACCCCCTGGGTTTTGCAGGCCCAATCAGAGGCCCAACAAAAGAAGCATCTAGGCGTTTTGTTTGATCTCAATCGCATGGGCCAAGAACAAAAACAAGCCTTGCGCAAACTGGCCGATCGCCAGCTCGGCAATGGCGGTTTCCCTTGGTTCCCAGGTGGCCGCGATAGCTGGTACATCAGCCAATATATTGTAGAAGGCATGGGCCATTTGCAAGTAATGGGCGTGGCGCAAGAAAATGAGCCCATGAGCCAAGATATGATTATCAAAGCAGTTCGTTACATTGATAATCAACTGCTCGATCATTACGATCGCTTGCAAGCGACGGCCAAACGCCAAGAAGATCCAGAAGCTTACCTCAAAAAGGACCATCTGGACTATATGGTGATCCATTATTTCTATGCCCGCAGCTTTTTCCCTAAGGTGGAGTTGAAAAGCCGCCGCCTAAGAGAGGCTAGAGCCTATTATACTGGACAAATGCAGGCTTACGCCCTCAAGAAGTCGATTTACATGCAAGGCATGATTGCCCTTGCCCTGCACCGCGACGAAAACCTTCCCGAAGTACAACAGAGCATTATCAAATCCTTGAAAGAACGAGCCCTCAAATCGGAAGAAATGGGCATGTACTGGCAGTCGCCACATGGCTATTTCTGGTATGAATTGCCCATCGAACGCCATTGTTTGATGATCGAACTCTTTGATGAGGTGGCCAATGATCAAGAAACGGTGGAGGCACTCAAAACTTGGTTGCTCAAAGCCAAGCAAACGACGCATTGGAAAACCACTAAGGCAACCGCAGCCGCTTGTTATGCCCTTTTGGCCCGTGGAGAAAACTATTTGGTCGATAGCCAACCCATTGATATCAAATTGGGGGGAGAACTACTGGACCAACAAGCGTTGAATCCCGAACCTGGCACTGGCTACATCAAAAAGCGCTGGTCTGCCAAGGAGATTGAACCGAAAATGGCCCAAGTAGAAATCAAAAATCCCAATGCTTCTGTAGCTTGGGGCGCTATCTACTGGCAGTATTTTGAGCAACTCGATAAGATTGAAAGCTTTGAAGAAACGCCTTTGCAACTCAAAAAGCAGCTCTTTAAGCAAGTAAAAGGCGATCGAGGTCTAGAATTACAGCCCATCACCGCCGAAAAAGGCCTTGAAGTAGGCGATTTGGTCATGGTCCGCATCGAACTTCGTGTCGACCGAGATATGGAATATGTCCATCTCAAAGACCAAAGAGCCGCCGCTTTCGAGCCCACCAATGTGCTCAGCCAATACAAATACCAAGGTGGCTTAGGCTATTACGAAAGCACCAAAGATGCCGCTACGCACTTCTTTTTCTCTTATCTGAGCAAAGGAACCTATGTCTTTGAATACCCTGTTCGAGTAGCCCAAAAAGGCGACTTTAGCAACGGAATTAGCAGCATTCAATGCATGTACGCGCCAGAATTTTCTTCACATTCTCAAGGTATCCGCCTAGAAGTGAAATAA
- a CDS encoding peptidoglycan recognition protein family protein yields MSNPTIKRNDQGQAVKTLQQQLNQLGYPLVADGLFGAVTEQAVKKFQQKEGLWADGIVGPKTWAKINEQINQNNQAFAPIVDQYLDLGPGEYIQSSSKKIGVCLHHTVSGGRPERVVEVWKADRRGPVGTHFVIGRGGASGNAESDGKIVQCLPIDAWAHHILTKRMGFSNEHNILVNQSYVGIELCSWGILEKKNGRYYALGGKIEVPANEVAVLPQPFRTYTYWHKYSPAQLDALYRLLVVLGQKLKINYGQDGPMNDWFELSWEAMALRRKLCTHTNFEYGKFDTFPQAELTDVLQKVYRLFK; encoded by the coding sequence ATGAGCAATCCCACAATCAAAAGAAATGACCAAGGGCAGGCCGTAAAAACCCTGCAACAACAACTCAATCAATTGGGCTACCCTTTGGTAGCCGATGGCCTCTTTGGCGCCGTGACCGAACAGGCCGTCAAAAAATTTCAGCAGAAGGAAGGCCTTTGGGCCGATGGCATTGTTGGACCAAAAACCTGGGCCAAAATTAATGAGCAAATCAATCAAAATAACCAAGCTTTTGCCCCTATTGTCGACCAATATCTAGATTTGGGCCCCGGCGAATATATCCAAAGCAGCAGCAAAAAAATTGGCGTTTGCTTGCATCATACGGTCTCTGGGGGACGGCCCGAACGGGTGGTGGAGGTCTGGAAAGCCGACCGCCGAGGCCCCGTAGGTACCCATTTCGTTATTGGCCGCGGGGGCGCCTCGGGCAATGCCGAAAGCGATGGGAAAATTGTACAATGCCTCCCAATCGACGCTTGGGCGCATCATATTCTGACCAAACGCATGGGCTTTTCCAATGAGCACAATATCTTGGTCAATCAATCTTATGTGGGCATTGAGCTTTGTAGCTGGGGCATTCTGGAGAAGAAAAATGGCCGCTACTATGCCTTGGGCGGCAAAATTGAGGTCCCTGCCAATGAGGTGGCCGTCTTGCCGCAGCCTTTCCGAACCTATACCTATTGGCACAAATACAGCCCCGCCCAACTCGATGCCCTCTATCGGCTTTTAGTGGTTTTGGGCCAAAAACTAAAGATCAATTATGGCCAAGATGGCCCCATGAACGACTGGTTTGAACTAAGCTGGGAAGCCATGGCCCTCCGCCGAAAACTTTGTACCCACACCAACTTTGAATACGGCAAATTCGATACTTTTCCGCAGGCAGAACTTACAGACGTTCTCCAAAAAGTGTATCGACTATTTAAATAA
- a CDS encoding protein-disulfide reductase DsbD family protein: MFRTLLLFFPLFALLGSLQAQSPVHWQHEAKALGNGQYSITFKAKIEKGWYVYSLFLPSADGPVATSVTIEEGEFTPVGKASESTSDAGNKKSGFDEIFEMQVTKYKNDLQILKTVATPNKRQHLVGYLEYMTCNDQSCLPPTNYEFDIDLAALPQPKSAQESPEDGKSGQLSPKGKNASNTTAQLDPPAETPKEELTVEEETAPKSSAVEGQPIRWSYEKRLIEGNSYELIFRAEMSEGWHTYSQFLEGEDGPVATKLNFVEGDHFKLLSGPTESTNDPKNKVSGFDPLFDMKLTKYKNQLEIRQRVEILDSSKALEGFLTYMICDKEQCLPPTDLEFSFFKAAAATTPKLDPNKVLTGIDRPDIRSSLKAAEARGNCGTEVESANLSLWMIFFFGFIGGLFALLTPCVFPMIPLTVSFFTKRSQSKAEGIRNATIYGLSIIGIYVALGMFVTIVFGENALNWLSTHWIPNLSFFILFIAFAISFFGYYEITLPSSWSNETDRAADRGGLLGIFFMAFTLSLVSFSCTGPIIGTLLVQAAEGGQLAPAVGMLGFSSALALPFALFSAFPGWLNSLPRSGGWMNVVKVVLGFIEVALAFKFLSKADMTMHWELLKYETFLAIYVVVAFAMGIYLLGLIRFPHDMKGAKISLPRKGLGLFSIALATYFALGFTVDEKTGTYATPPIMSGLAPPACYSYFHPCDCPAGLQNCFHDYEEGLAYAREQKLPIMIDFTGYGCENCRKMEDQIWIQPEINKILNEEYVLISLYVDDRTKLEKTLIAPDGQKIRNIGNKWAAFERLNFGQISQPLYVLMAPDETILNTPVGAVFNEDKYQEFLECGLSNYALWNKGELK, translated from the coding sequence GATGGGCCAGTCGCAACCTCTGTCACCATTGAGGAGGGAGAGTTTACGCCTGTGGGGAAAGCGAGTGAAAGTACGAGTGATGCAGGAAATAAGAAATCGGGTTTTGATGAGATTTTCGAGATGCAAGTGACTAAATATAAGAATGACTTGCAGATTTTGAAAACAGTGGCCACCCCCAATAAGCGGCAGCACTTGGTGGGGTATCTGGAGTACATGACTTGTAATGACCAAAGTTGTTTGCCTCCAACAAACTATGAGTTTGATATTGATTTGGCGGCTTTACCTCAGCCCAAGTCGGCCCAAGAGTCTCCTGAAGATGGAAAATCTGGACAACTGTCGCCCAAAGGGAAGAATGCTTCCAATACAACGGCTCAGCTAGATCCACCTGCTGAAACGCCCAAAGAAGAACTGACCGTAGAGGAAGAAACAGCGCCTAAAAGCAGCGCAGTAGAAGGACAACCCATTCGTTGGAGCTATGAAAAGCGCTTGATTGAAGGGAACAGCTATGAGCTCATCTTTAGAGCAGAAATGAGCGAAGGCTGGCATACTTACTCACAGTTTTTGGAGGGAGAAGATGGTCCCGTAGCTACAAAACTCAACTTTGTAGAAGGCGATCATTTCAAGCTACTTTCTGGGCCAACAGAAAGCACCAATGATCCTAAGAATAAGGTCTCTGGTTTTGATCCGCTTTTTGATATGAAGCTGACCAAATACAAAAACCAACTAGAGATTCGCCAGCGAGTAGAAATCTTGGACAGCAGCAAAGCCCTAGAAGGCTTTTTGACCTATATGATCTGTGATAAGGAGCAATGCTTACCCCCTACTGATTTGGAATTTAGCTTTTTTAAGGCCGCGGCAGCAACTACGCCCAAACTCGATCCGAATAAAGTATTGACGGGCATTGATCGCCCCGATATTCGCAGCAGCCTAAAAGCAGCGGAAGCTCGTGGAAACTGTGGAACAGAGGTAGAAAGTGCCAACCTCAGCCTTTGGATGATTTTCTTCTTTGGCTTTATTGGGGGATTGTTTGCCTTATTGACGCCCTGCGTTTTCCCAATGATTCCACTTACGGTTTCTTTCTTTACCAAGCGCAGCCAATCTAAGGCAGAAGGGATTCGCAATGCGACCATTTACGGCCTTTCTATCATTGGTATCTATGTAGCTTTGGGGATGTTTGTTACCATTGTATTTGGAGAGAATGCCCTAAACTGGTTATCTACCCACTGGATTCCCAACCTTAGCTTTTTCATCCTTTTCATTGCTTTTGCCATTTCTTTCTTTGGCTACTATGAAATCACCCTCCCCTCTTCTTGGTCGAATGAAACAGATAGAGCGGCCGATCGTGGTGGTTTGCTAGGCATTTTCTTTATGGCCTTTACGCTTTCTTTGGTGTCTTTCTCTTGTACCGGTCCTATTATCGGGACGCTTTTGGTGCAAGCCGCAGAGGGTGGCCAATTGGCCCCTGCCGTGGGGATGCTTGGTTTTTCTTCTGCTTTGGCCCTTCCTTTTGCGCTCTTCTCGGCCTTTCCAGGTTGGCTCAATTCTTTGCCTCGCTCTGGTGGCTGGATGAATGTAGTAAAGGTAGTTTTAGGTTTTATTGAGGTCGCCTTGGCCTTTAAATTCCTTTCTAAGGCCGATATGACCATGCACTGGGAGCTCCTCAAATATGAAACCTTCTTAGCAATTTATGTAGTCGTGGCTTTTGCTATGGGGATTTACCTTTTGGGCCTCATCCGCTTCCCACACGATATGAAAGGCGCTAAAATTAGCCTTCCTCGCAAAGGCTTGGGCTTGTTTAGCATTGCCTTGGCCACTTATTTTGCCCTAGGCTTTACCGTAGATGAAAAAACGGGCACCTATGCCACGCCTCCCATTATGAGTGGTTTGGCTCCCCCCGCTTGCTACTCTTATTTCCACCCCTGCGACTGCCCCGCTGGCCTACAAAACTGCTTTCACGATTATGAGGAAGGTTTGGCTTATGCCAGAGAGCAGAAGCTGCCCATCATGATTGACTTTACGGGCTATGGCTGTGAAAACTGCCGTAAGATGGAAGATCAAATCTGGATTCAACCCGAAATCAATAAAATTCTGAATGAAGAATATGTGCTCATTTCTCTCTATGTAGATGACCGCACAAAATTAGAAAAAACCCTTATCGCTCCCGATGGCCAAAAGATTCGGAATATCGGTAATAAATGGGCCGCCTTCGAGCGCCTCAACTTTGGCCAAATATCTCAGCCATTATATGTGCTGATGGCCCCCGATGAAACCATCCTCAATACCCCTGTAGGTGCCGTTTTCAACGAAGATAAATATCAAGAATTTTTGGAGTGCGGATTAAGCAATTATGCACTTTGGAACAAAGGGGAACTGAAATAA